A segment of the Desulfobacterales bacterium genome:
TCATTATATTTGCTTATGTATTCCATAGAAAAGGAGGGCACCATGGCATATACATGTAAAAATTGCGGGGCAGTTGCAAACGAACCTGGTCATTTATGCAATCCTTGCGGGGACAAAGCCAAGTGCGGTTTTTGCGGCGCCCCTGAAACAAGCGAAAAATATATGCAAGGATAAACTGGCGGCCATGAAATATGTGTGTGACGGCTGTGGACGGGTTGCGATGGAAAAGGAACATCTGTGCAAACCAACGGCCATCAGCTGATTTATCCCCAACGATAGGGTTTAGCTTTAACCGATCAGGGCGTCACACTTGTTGACGCCCATTTTTGATTTTTATAATCTGCCTGCTGGGAAAAAACTTTACTATAACTTAAAAATGGTTATAATGACCCAAGTTATGAAACAACCAGCAAGAAGGGAGAATTTCCATGTATAATAAGACAGTTATGGATCACTTTCGGAATCCTCGAAATGTCGGGATTATTGAAGATGCAGATGGCGTCGGAGAGGTCGGGAACCCGCTGTGCGGCGATATGATGACCATTTATCTTGATATTGAGGATGAGAAAATCAAGGAAATCAAGTTTCAGACATTCGGCTGCGGCTCCGCCATAGCGGTTTCCAGCATGTTGACCGAACTGGCCAAAGGGAAAAGCATCGCGGAGGCCAAAAAAATTACCAACAAAGATGTGGCCGACGCCCTTGAGGGATTGCCTAAAAACAAGCTGCATTGTTCAAACCTGGGCGCCGATGCCCTTCAAGTCGCCATCAAGAACTACGAGGATAAAAAAGCCGGTAAACCCCCGGCGGAATTAAAGCGCAAAGATGAGCACGAGCATTCCCACGGGGAAAAATGCTATTGCCCTTATTGTGAAATTGAAATTATGGCAAATACATCCGTCTGTGAAGCCTGTCACTCAAACCTTAAAGAGCCTCATTAAATTCAATGCCGGGAAAGTATGAAAATGAAAATAATTGACTTAGACCACATTTCTGCGAATCCGATTCTGCCCGAAGTGAAAGAGGCCATGATAGCGGCCATTCAAATGGATTATGCCAATCCTTCCAGCCAGCACACCAAGGGTGAACAGGCCGCCGAAGCGTTGGAAAAAGCGCGTGAATCGGTTGCGAAACTGATAAACTGCGGCAATCCAAAGGAAATGGTTTTTACTTCCTGCGGAACCGAATCGATTAATCACGCCATTAAAGGCGTTGCCCTGGCCAATGCGCAAAAGGGAAAACACATTGTTACCTCAAACATCGAGCATAACGCTGTGATTCGAAGCCTGCGGCGCTTAAAATCCATGGGGTACACCATTACATCGGTTTCAGTGGATGAAGAGGGGCGCGTCAATCCCAAGGATATCGCCGATGCCATTACGGACAACACCATCCTGGTGTCGATCATGCACAGCAACAATGAAACCGGAACCATTCAGCCCATCGAGGAGATTGGAAAAATAACCAGAGAAAAAAAGGTCATTTTTCATGTCGATGGGGTGGACTCGGTCGGCGTGGTCCCGATGGATGTCCAAAAACTGAATGTGGACCTCCTTAGCTTTGCCTCAAATCCCTTTTATGGTCCCACGGGTGTCGGCGGTCTGTATATCCGCCGGGGAACCCAGGTCTGGCCGCTTCTGGATGGCGGCATTCAGGAGAATAACAAACGGGCGGGCACCGAAAATTTAATCGGCATTGTCGGCATGGGGGTCGCCGCCGATCTGGCCAGGCTCCATATGGCGGAAAGGATTGCCCACAATACAAAATTAAAAAAGAAACTGCTGGATGAACTGCCTGAATATATTGACGAGTACATTATCAACACCCATCCGAAGTTCAGCCTCCCCAATCTGGTGTCGCTGTCGGTTCGTTATATCGAAGGTGAAAGCGTGGTGTTAATGCTGGATGATGACGGCATTGCCGTATCAACCCGGTCTGCCTGTGCCACCGGATCACTGAGAGCATCGCATGTGCTGCTGTCCATCGGGCGCGATCATGCGGATGCCCAGGGTACGCTGGTCATATCCTTTGGGGTGGACAATACCGAAGAAGACATCACTGCCTTTTTAACGGCCCTTAAAAATGTTGTCACAACCTTACGGAACATTTCACCTTTATACAAAAAGGTGATGAACAACCAGAAGAAGTAAATATTCGATCTCAGAGTGGCTATCTTTGGTCTATGCCGTTCGCGCAAATGTTATTGGCAAAATCGAAATACGAATATCGAAATTCGAAATAAATCTAAATATCAAATGCCCTAATGACAAAAACAAAATCATATTCGCGCTAACAGATGTGCCGATTGTTTCGACCATTTGAATTTTGGTCATTATATATTGTTTAGAATTTCGGATTTCGTGCTTCGGATTTAATTTCATAAGGTAGAGCCACCGAACTCTGACCCCCGCAAGGCGGGATCTTCGTCTGGCCCTTTAAAATCCCGCCCTTCGGCGGGGGATGACCAGGTTTTCTTTGCTGGAATAAATGCCGATATGTTTGTTTTCACTAAGCAGCGCCTTTCTCTTTTCATACTCATTTCAGTGCTGTTTATATCTGCAAGTCCTGATGGATGCTATGCTGAAAGCGCCGTTATCCCGATTCAATATCGCTGGGCTTCAGAAGCACTCCCCATCATCAACCCCTTTCTATCGCCCGCCGGTGTCGCCATAATTGACGAGCGCACCAACGCTTTAATCATTGTCGACACTCCGGATAGCATAAAAAAAATAAAAGATTTTCTGCAGCATTTTGACCAGCCGGTTAAACGGGTCAGAATTCGGTTAAAATTTAATGAAGACCAGTCGACCCGGGAGCAAAGCCTTTCGGTTGGCGGCAGGATATCGGAGGGCCAGTGGGGTGTCGGTGTGGGCGAAAAAAAGAAAGAGGGCGTAGATGTCCGGATCAGCGACTCAGAAGGGTCCGGCCGGCAAGAAAGTGAATATATCGTCCATACGACCTCAGGAAGCACCGCATTTATCCTGACCGGCAAAGAAATCCCTTACCGGGAAAGTTGGCGGCGCTATTGCCAAAGTTCTGCAGTCTGCCCGGATTCAATTTCCTTTCAAAAAGCGGATTCAGGCATGGAAGTCAAAACAATCATAGTCGGCGACCGTGCGAATGTTGAGATCACGCCCAGGCTTTCTAATTTTGAGCCTGATGACCGGCGAGGAATCGTTCGATATTCAGCCGCCGCCACTCAATTGTCGGTCCCGCTGGGGCAGTGGGTGACCATCGGCGGAACCGATAAAAAAAATAGCGAGGCTTTTCGGGAGATCATCGGGGGCGGCAGAGGCAGCCGGCAGTCATCTTTTTCCATGGAAAT
Coding sequences within it:
- the nifU gene encoding Fe-S cluster assembly scaffold protein NifU, with protein sequence MYNKTVMDHFRNPRNVGIIEDADGVGEVGNPLCGDMMTIYLDIEDEKIKEIKFQTFGCGSAIAVSSMLTELAKGKSIAEAKKITNKDVADALEGLPKNKLHCSNLGADALQVAIKNYEDKKAGKPPAELKRKDEHEHSHGEKCYCPYCEIEIMANTSVCEACHSNLKEPH
- a CDS encoding cysteine desulfurase family protein — translated: MKIIDLDHISANPILPEVKEAMIAAIQMDYANPSSQHTKGEQAAEALEKARESVAKLINCGNPKEMVFTSCGTESINHAIKGVALANAQKGKHIVTSNIEHNAVIRSLRRLKSMGYTITSVSVDEEGRVNPKDIADAITDNTILVSIMHSNNETGTIQPIEEIGKITREKKVIFHVDGVDSVGVVPMDVQKLNVDLLSFASNPFYGPTGVGGLYIRRGTQVWPLLDGGIQENNKRAGTENLIGIVGMGVAADLARLHMAERIAHNTKLKKKLLDELPEYIDEYIINTHPKFSLPNLVSLSVRYIEGESVVLMLDDDGIAVSTRSACATGSLRASHVLLSIGRDHADAQGTLVISFGVDNTEEDITAFLTALKNVVTTLRNISPLYKKVMNNQKK
- a CDS encoding secretin N-terminal domain-containing protein gives rise to the protein MFVFTKQRLSLFILISVLFISASPDGCYAESAVIPIQYRWASEALPIINPFLSPAGVAIIDERTNALIIVDTPDSIKKIKDFLQHFDQPVKRVRIRLKFNEDQSTREQSLSVGGRISEGQWGVGVGEKKKEGVDVRISDSEGSGRQESEYIVHTTSGSTAFILTGKEIPYRESWRRYCQSSAVCPDSISFQKADSGMEVKTIIVGDRANVEITPRLSNFEPDDRRGIVRYSAAATQLSVPLGQWVTIGGTDKKNSEAFREIIGGGRGSRQSSFSMEMMVETY